The sequence ataatcattaaaaaattattattaaaaatgatatatatatatatatttttttgtttgttttgtttttttgattaaacagtagggcgggtcgatttaaaaatcgctcattgctctgtgaaaatcgaattctagggatcaaaataagaaactttgccgaaggaaccatacctctaaaacgaattctgatgtcgcccaatttgggtcgaactttttagtttcttttctcatgcaaaggccaaaaatggtgatattttgaaatgattgtatggggagccccccaggggagttccagggggtgtgccactggcatgggtggatcgagCGTTCAAAGCTAGTGGGGCTcgatcatacatttggactcgattggagcactctaaatgggtcaaagtgggatttttcgttcgacccaaattgggggacatcagaattcgttttagaggtatggttccttcggcaaagtttcttattttgatccctagaatatgattttcacagagcaatgggcgatttttttgcctccccacaaatcgacccgaccTATTAAACAGGctttaaaaaaactataatttttttttttgataaaacaggctttaaacaaattttttttttcagtaacacATAAATtagttattttgaaatttattcagcaGTCGAAATTTTGATACAgagttttttaagcatttttctaacttttttttaagtatattttatcctataatttaaaaaaaaagttggaaaagtgcttaaaaaactctatatttaaattttcaccaCTGCATAAAGTTCAAAATTacgtttttttgaatattttcagtgaattttttagaaatttcaaacttttttgcttGATGACCAATCGCTGCACAAACCTCATAGCAACCCTCAAAAGGCATGGCCAAAATCATATATTCAATAGAAATGGTAGTTATTATCTATAACtgtttatagatatttttgaaatatcaatTCAAATTAGAGATAAAAAAGTTGTGATAAAAAAAGtacattttcagatttttctgttttgaaaaattacgcaggacagacgtaaatttttGATGGAattaaagaaatccattatttttgcatcaactatttttgcaaatggtttaCAATTGTTTTATCGTCGACCTTTCGCTCCtgagcgatgctacgactactaacatgccagtTATgaacatgaaaaaattgttttttattttctaaaaaaaaaaatccgcaattacttagttgccaacccaatatattcttcttcttgattggcgcaaaGAAGGTGGGTcaatgtgtagaagtccacgccaGTGGGGAAAGtctctgatcgccattcacttgggaggggccaggacgattcttctgcatgcaGTCCAAGCAGGCTAACTTCCGTGCTTCGCCCAAGTGTCCTGTGGGTAACTTCCACACATCCGTTCAAGTATGAGCTactgtgagaaggcgaaacaacCCTGGATAtctgtgcgctgggtttgggacccgccacgtaaatatatttttgtaatcaatttcttaatttccaacaaaaaaaaataggtggcaacaccagctttaatttttttcatataagctTGTTCACCCTTACCAATACCATAATATTCTAGTGAAATTTGTGAAAAGTTGCTATTTTCGCAATAAAATTCACCTGGCAacgttaactttttttaaatttttttctatacatttttctgcaaaatattTGGCTTGACGTTTGTTTgataaataacctttttttAAGCACAAACAAGTGGCCACACCCGGTCAAAATGAGCGCTACACGCAAAACATTTGCGGACCCATAGGTTTTTCAACGGTGTAAATAACTTCACAGTCGAAGCGGTACTTTTTGACTGATGCGCTTTCGAAGAAAGAAATCTACGTTTATACATCTATACccagatatgtatgtgtttgtgtagaGATGTATGTTTATAAAGAGATTTTAGCGGCAACAAAATTTGAGATTAGAATTATGAGCATAGAAGTGCTTAAGTTTTGCTCGCTAAAGTGATTTaccaattcatttaatttattacggctgctttgcttgtttttatacacattgtttttgtaatgtacatgcatttttgtatgtatgtgtgtctaaccttgttattttatttttgttaatttcttggcacattattaaatacattgcatacatatgtacatacccgCTGCCTGTCTACTACTTATCATTTAGATACTTGAGATACCCAGGAAACCCGTTTCGTTATTTGTCTACACTAGCAACATTGAAAAGGGGTTTCGGCACGTAAGTTTTGTTGAGCGCAACATGTGTACACAcctaatacatatttacattgatTATTATGCCAACAAGTCTAGTTGGCCGGCCGACACTTTAGTCAACATGTGGGTGGAATTTTTATTAGTGATACCCTTTTGCGCCCATAatgaactaattttatttttcgtgtGAATTTATgggttttaatttgtattttgtttttgtgaaaccGCCTGTTTGTGGTAATTTGTTTCCGATTTATTGCTACTGAATCACAGCGTATGGCATTTTGCACAGCCCTACATCGCGCACTAAAAGTAGCGTTGCTATATATACCGAAAATTTAGAACCTTTTGTCAGACGTCAAATCGACTTGCATCGGACAGGTATCATTAGCAGGCTCTTGGaaagtattatatatacatatacatagtatatcggtcagtccataagtttgggcgttttttaaaggtggttttaaaattaataaaaaagattaacgtatctattaatcaataatatattttccttcattatttacaatgtctttccAACAtagaggcaaatttttaattccctgctcaaacaattttttctccttggagccaaaatacgcttcgatatccctttttatagcttcttttgaggagtagttcttgttactcatatgggattgaagtccacggaaaaggtgataaacacaaggtgcaatatccggagagtattgtggatgcggcattagcttgCGCGAGcgcgttcagcttgcctaatatttgccttgcggtatgaggtcttgcgttgtcgtggtgaaacaaaactttgcgtctattcactaaggacggtcgatttttgttaagtgcctcattcaggtttgatagctgatgggaataataatcagcagttatcgtctggtttggttccagaagtttatagtaaacaataccggccatatcccaccaaatagacagaagaatcttcttggggtaaaggtcatctctaggggtcggttcctGTGTTTCATCTTTagctaaccattggcgtttccgaacaggattattgtaaaatacccatttttcatcaccagtaacgattcggttcaaaatactttcattttcaagccgttgcagcagctgagaacacacattcactctctgctgttggcggttggcgacggaaagtctatgcggaacccattttcccagctttgaaacctttcccaactgaaccaagtgcctgtgaactgtgaaCTATTCCATGCGATGGATTTAACCtatgagctatcatatcgattgtcaaatttggctcagcttccacgagttcgagcaaggcgtcggagttaaagacttcaggacgaccagcgcgcaggcatcctccacgtcgcaattaccacttcggaagtttgaaaaccactttttcgCAGTCCTTACACTAACGGTATCCTCTtcatgaacagtgtttatttctgcagcagcagttgttgcatttttaccacttttataaaaaaatacaaaatatgcctcttatacgctttcgaagattccatttaattttttaacgagtcgtgcttctatccgcgattaaaatcacttgttgaatgcacaatatatcaaagcaaatataaatagttccgttatatgcCGCgaaaacatatttgagttacatcgaaatcgaagaacatgacccgaatagcccggttgaattgaaatggaaagcatctatattagaatttttttttaaatgcccataacttagtcgaaaatgaaccgattttaatgattctgggttcaaaatgatcgtcattacttacacgaatgacttcatgtagaaacaattgcaaaaacgtagttgaacattttttattttccaaaaatcaaaaagggctaaacaggttttttactcaaaaattcattactcaaaaacaactcaatgATGATCATTTTGaatccagaatcattaaaatcgattcatttttgactaagttatgcccatttaaaaaaaaaattttgttatataattaaaaaaaattgattttgagccgaaaaacaaaattgccgataactcttgaaaaaaattttttgcgggcgaacaaaaaaatacgtgtctcattattttgaccagagagcaacatatttgagttacatcgaaatcgaagaacatgacccgaataccccggttgaattgaaatggaaagcatcaattctttttttttatttttcattgaaataatatcttattaaataacaaaaattctttataaaaagcaaacaaaaaataaacagaatatttctaaaaaaaaacaaaaaataaaaaagtgtgtttctacaaaaaaaaaaaaaaaaaaaaaaatttgtatatctgaaaagcaaaaaataattagttttattccTATGTTAATTCAGCCCCCGTCACTCAATAATTTTACCTAAGgagtttagtttttatttgcttaaaaataattatttttgtttctatgtTAATTCAGCTTTCGTCACTCAATAATTTTACCTAAGgagtttagtttttatttgcttacgaaaatatgttaaaaattgtAGTAAATTTCGTCGTTCATACAGTTTTGAATTCCGTACTAGAAttattaatatgaaatttatttattaattttttcacagaTCCTGAGAAATGATCCGCTCTAATGTATTGCTAACCACGCTTGTGCTGGGCTTTCTGCTGTTTAATGCCCAGGTGGATGGTAAAGAATATATGCGCTGTCAATTAGCGCGTGaacttttggaaaaatatgGAATCAATAAAACTTTTCTCTCTAACTGTAAGTACTTTATGTAATTATCAATGCTACGAGGTGGGCCAATTTAGTGCCGTGAATTTGTCTACAAAACGCAAGCAAACTAAGTTATGCCCAGTTTCTTTGCACTACTTTTGATGACAAAGAGCGTCATTATAGTGGACCACTATTAGTTAACATCGATAATAAAGTAATGGCAACATATTGGCATTACAATGTCGAAAAAATGGCATTGcgagcaaaattttattaactacCTTCACAGCAGTCTCCCTCAAACTTCATTTACTTGTGGCTTTATGGGCAAAGAACTTTGAACCAGAACTTTGCCCCAAATTTTCTCAGAAATTGCCACACCTCGTAGCCATAATAAACACTaacacaactaaaaaaaaaacaatgtcctATTCCACAGGGATATGTTTGATTGAGCACGAAAGCAACAGGAATACCAAAGTAGTGAAAACAAATCCGAATGGCAGCGCCAGTTATGGTCTCTTCCAAATCAGCAGCAAGGATTGGTGTCGCGTTAATCGCAAAGGTGGCATTTGTGATAAAAAGTGTGAAGgtgaaatgcatttttaatactTAAAGATAGAGACAGAATCATAAAATCAGgccatattgacaagttttgactatatatttgcttattttttaattgcagctattttatttttatttttattttattaataaataattcattctacaaggtggcgcaaaattagtcccCCTTTcggaaggtttataatttttacaaatggcgtcgtacgtcaatcatatttgatacttgtgaactagacagctccagcatacaaacagacaagcaatgaggcgaaaaatattatttttttaatttagtaaaaaagttattcagaaacaagagcggatgattaattttgcgccaccttgtataacaaAGATCAGATTAATTGAAGCTTCAGACTTGGTACAAAAGTCTAAACttcttaatcagaattaaaaaaagcgGGTACGCAGTTtatgctcattaaattttagtgcaaagtgcaaatttgaattaactaaaaaaattcgtgatATTCAATTATCTTTTTCACTGACGGTGGGgcgcattttctctatataaaaagtatcgagcattcgttataagGAGAAAATTTCTTACAGCATcaaggaaaaaagttattaaaaatcaactagGGCTTTAAGCCGCTTCAAACTTCCACATTATCAGGCTCAAAATAaataggctataaaattgcatacccaaaaattttctaaaaaattgagattttgaagaaaattggatGGAGGTTTAAAACTTTTGGTCAACAGTTGAAATTAGGATtcataattttggaaaaaaataataacagttaatataaattaaaaaacaaaaaaaaaaagttttatataaaaaaattaaaatttatattttaatttatatgaattttaaaaaagattaattttctaaaaaattgagTTTCGATGAAAATTGGATGAATTTTGTCAAAGgttcaaataaagatttaaaattaaaaaaaaaagtttttataacaaaacatatttaatattaattgaaaaaaaaaaaaatattttcataaaaaacaaataattaaattaattggaaaaaaaaatttataaaaaaaatgttccaaaaaattttgagaaaaacaaagttatagaaaaacatatttaatattaatttgaaaaaaaaaaaattatataaaaaaaattaacaaaaaagtttcatGAACATTGGatgattgtttaaaaattttattcaatggtTGAAACtggattttaatttgaaaaaaaaggttttataaaaacaataattaatattaatttgagaaaaaaataaatttttataagcaagaagtaattaatattaatttggaaaaaaattgtctaaagaAATgaggttttgatgaaaattagaTGAAAGTTAAACAACTTTTGACCAAAGGTTGAAAAAaggatttaaaattttgaaaaaaaggtttaaaaaaaaataattcatattaatttgagaaaaaatacatatatatttttataaagaaataattaatattaatttgagaaaaaaataaatttttataaaaaaaagtaattaatattaatttgaaaaaaaaagttgtctaAAGAAAtgagattttgatgaaaattagaTGAAAGATGATGAGGTTGAAAAAaggatttaaaattttgaaaaaaaggtttaaaaaaaaaataattcatattaatttgagaaaaaatacatttatattataaagaaataattaatattaatttgggggaaaaattatataaaaataattttctattaaaattgagattttgatgaaaattttattaatgtttaaaaattttggtcGAAGGCTGAAATTAAGAtttatgaatttgaaaaaaaacaatatataaaaaaataattagtattcactttaaaaaaaaaaattatttcattaaaaacaaaattagttaatttgaaaaaaaaaaaaatttataaaactaaactgtctaaaaaattgatataatgataaaaattggatgaatgttaaaaaattttggttgaaataagaatttttaattttgaaaaaaaaactttttataaaaaaaaattaagattaatttaaaaaaatatacatttttataaaaaaaaaattaagattaatttgaaaaaatatatatttttgtaagaaaagaattaaattaatttaaaaaaaaatgtctacaaaattgagattttgatgaaattggatgaatgtttaaaattttgttcaaaggtTAAAATTAGggtttataaatttgaaaaaaaggttttaaaaaaaatattttcaaaaaaaaaaaataatttaattaatttgaaaaaatttttattaaaaaaaaacttgtctaAAAAGTTGGtataatgaatatttaaaaattttggtcaaaagttgaaattagaatttatcattaaaaaaaaaaaactttttataagaaaaagaagaaattaagaccaaatatatatatatattatatttttataaaaaaataactaaattaatttgaaaaaaaaaattgtaaaaaaacttgtttaaaaaattgagattttgataaaaatttgatgaatgtttaaaattttgttcaaattaggatttatgatttaaaaaaaaaaaatttttataaaacaaaaatatttaatattaattctaaaaatatatatatttttataaaaaaaaattatttacgctaatttgaaaaaaaaattaaaaaaacaaaaattaataacaattcGAAAAAAGTATAGTCAAAATGTATCAATATGCAGCGACCTTATCATTACGCCACTCACTTTTGCTATACGTGATAAATATTTCAGTACTAATTTTGAATTCATTTCCAGACTTCCTAGATGATAACATCGCCGATGATGTGGCTTGCGCGAAAATGATCTTTGAACGTGCGGGCTTTAAGAACTGGTCCGGCTGGAAGGCTTCCTGTCGCAATACGCAGAATTTACCAAATCTGGGCTTGGCGTGCAATAT is a genomic window of Anastrepha ludens isolate Willacy chromosome 6, idAnaLude1.1, whole genome shotgun sequence containing:
- the LOC128868753 gene encoding lysozyme c-1 isoform X2 — its product is MIRSNVLLTTLVLGFLLFNAQVDGKEYMRCQLARELLEKYGINKTFLSNWICLIEHESNRNTKVVKTNPNGSASYGLFQISSKDWCRVNRKGGICDKKCEDFLDDNIADDVACAKMIFERAGFKNWSGWKASCRNTQNLPNLGLACNIQTV
- the LOC128868753 gene encoding lysozyme c-1 isoform X1, producing MIRSNVLLTTLVLGFLLFNAQVDGKEYMRCQLARELLEKYGINKTFLSNWICLIEHESNRNTKVVKTNPNGSASYGLFQISSKDWCRVNRKGGICDKKCEDFLDDNIADDVACAKMIFERAGFKNWSGWKASCRNTQNLPNLGLACNIQTVRASRTLRVDQKPNYYNIFNIK